The sequence GTCGGGTGCGACGTTACGGCCCTCCGCTTAAGAAAGCCTGAAGTGAAAACCCGCGTTTCACGCGCGACGACTCGCGCGTCTGCGGGTCTCACACGTCGGAGACTCCGGTGACCGCGCCGAGCGGCACGCGGACGCCGCCCGAGATCAGGACCGGCTCGTCGCCGGTGAGGTCGAGGGCGTCGACGATGCCGGAGAAGGTGGTGGACACCTCCACCGGCTGCCCGGCGGCGTCCCGGGCCTGGACGCGGATGGCGTAAGTCCCGTCGGGGGCCTGCGCCCCCGTCGACGTGCGCCCGTCCCAGGTGAAGGTCTGCTCGCCCGCCTGGAGGGAGCGCGTCTCGGCGGCGACGACCGTGCCCGAAGAATCGACGACCTCGATCACCGCCCGGCTCGCGGCCCTGGGCAGCGTCAGCGTCCATTGCGCCTGACCGTCGGCGAGCTCGGCCTGCGGACCCGCCGCCTCGATGCGTCGACCGATGAAGCTCGAGGCGGTGGAGACGTTGGCGGCGCGGGTCGAGGTGATCAGCGAGCCCAGCATCTCGTTGGTCTTGATCTGCTGCTCGACCGAGGCGAACTGCACCAGCTGCTGGGTGAACTGGTTGGTGTCGAGCGGGTCGAGCGGGCTCTGGTTCTGCAGCTGCGTGGTGAGCAGCAACAGGAACTGATCGAAATTGTCGGCGATGTTCTGGCGGTCGGCCGCCGCCGTCCCGCCGCCCGCGGTCGCCTGCTGCGCCGTCGCCCCGATTCCGGCCGCCATGCCCGCCTCCCCTCAGATCCGCACGTCGACGCCGACGAGCCCGCCGGCGAGGATCCGCCGCGGCGCCAGCGCCTCGATCGCCTGCGGCTCGACGAGGCCGCCGCGGCCGCGCCGGCCGCCCTCCTCGCCGCGCCCGTCGCGCCGGCCCTCGCCCTGGCCGAAGGCCTCGCGCCCGCCGCCGTCGCCGCCGCGCGGGTCGCCCGGCTGCTCGCGCAGGGACATCTGCACCGAGCCTTCGTTCGTCCGCAGCCCCGCCTGCTCGAAGGCGCGCTCGAGGGTCTTCGCGTCGCGCTGGAGCAGCATCAGCGTCTCGACGCGCTCGACCTGCAGCTTCGCGGTCACCTCGCCCTCCTCGATCTCGAGCGAGACGTCGATGCGGCCGAGCTCGGCCGGGTCGAGGCGGATGGTGAAGCGGTTGACGTTGCCCAGGCTCTTCAGCCCGATCTCGATCGGCACCGCGCCGAGCGGCACGTTGTCGAGGACCGGCGGCTGGGCATAGGCGGGCTGCGGCGCCGTCGCCGTGGGCGGCGGGGCGGCGCCCGGCGGGGCGGGCTGCGGGGCCTGGATCTGCGGCGGGGCCGCGCCCGGATCGAGCGGCGGCTGCGCCGGGGGCGCGCCCTGCGACGCCGCGGG comes from Salinarimonas sp. and encodes:
- a CDS encoding flagellar hook capping FlgD N-terminal domain-containing protein, whose product is MAAGIGATAQQATAGGGTAAADRQNIADNFDQFLLLLTTQLQNQSPLDPLDTNQFTQQLVQFASVEQQIKTNEMLGSLITSTRAANVSTASSFIGRRIEAAGPQAELADGQAQWTLTLPRAASRAVIEVVDSSGTVVAAETRSLQAGEQTFTWDGRTSTGAQAPDGTYAIRVQARDAAGQPVEVSTTFSGIVDALDLTGDEPVLISGGVRVPLGAVTGVSDV